The Macrobrachium nipponense isolate FS-2020 chromosome 7, ASM1510439v2, whole genome shotgun sequence DNA window TACTTTTCCAGGAAGTTCTCCCCAACTCAGCAGCGTTGGTCTACTGTAGAGCAAGAGCTCTATGGTGTTGTAGCTGCACTTCTATATTTCGGAGTATATCTGCATGGAAATACTCCTGTGACAGTCTTATCAGACCACTTGCCACTGGCCTTCCTTGAAAGGGCCAAGCTCCATAACAAGAAACTGCTCCGGTGGTCGTTCATTCTCCAGGAATTCAACGTGAAAGTGAAGCATATTCCTGGAGCAGAAAATAAAGTAGCAGATGCATTGTCTCGCGTTTAGGCATCTTCAAGCATCCCTCCCATCCATCATAAATGGATGATCATCGTGAAACTTCTCAGCCGCCTTTTAGCACGGGGGAGCTGTtacgattatgtttatattttgtagaatatgatttgtattaatcatatgtccggggaataattgtttctgtactCTATAATCATTAAGTATGCTACCACCTGTCCCTTCAGTCTCGAGACTCCTTGCTTAGTCTCGTTTTCTGTTAACCTCCTTGGCTTTATACGAGCATatgtcattggctttcagactacgggacctttaacctctctccagctgatctgtggtggtaactacatttagtttgttttacatacttgaagagtgtttgtgaagtgattatttacaattaagtattcgtaagtttttcttatttcatttgtatgatttgtactgccgttatttattagtaacttgtgttatttgtgtaattatatatatatctagcatttctttcctatttaatttacgttccttaatattctggtttgatataaagtgactgtgggtgtttgtgtaatgactcctctcctactcctagaCTAACTCATAGGAGATCATTACACTTGGATAATCGGCTTTTCCTATAAAGAGAATCTGAGCAAAGTTTCTTTATAGAAAAACTTAACATGAGATGGGGCAGACTGCCCCCTTTCCAAAGTGCTTGTGTTTCATAGAAACGAGGCCTCTTACCAGTCACAGTGAAGATGACGAGTCCTGAAAAGCCGTTCATGAAGAGCAGGAGGCCGTACGAGTAGGGCAGGAGTTCCAAGCCCAAGTACTCGACCAAGAGGACGGGCCCAACACATATTATGATCCCCACACAGAACCCGTACCCGCAGCAGCAGAGGGCGAGGCTCCAGAAGTCCCGTGAGAAGGTCACGGCTGAAAAGACGATAGTGAGTGAATGGATGGCTGTCACTTCCCAAATGCCCTCCAAGTTTTCGTGGACGAATGCAGTTATATGAGAAATCATTCAGGAAGTTTGGAATCTTTTCTATTGTTTCAGTTATGTTGTGAACCACAAGAACAATGAATGGTGTTCGTACCTATTTGGCTACGTTTTGTTCTGAGTTAACATTTTGCAGACTGAATATCGTGATATTAtgtaaaaaagttaaatatatcttagttatcccaaaccactgagctgatgaacagctctcctaggactggcctcaaggattaggtatttttacgtggttgGCCAGGCTGCGCAACACCTTTTGCCCGGCccataatccctccgccaaggtaagtagtcccTTCGACCTGGAAGACCTACCAGACCCGCAAGGCGCAACCATTCAAAACAGTCAGCATGGCATCACCATCTACTCCTCATCCCGTCCGTCGCATGTTGCTTTTGCCGCTGCTAAACTGGTTACGTTTTCAGACTTGATCAAGTTCTGTGACGATATTGACATGTTACATTCGTTCCTTTTTAAAAGTGGCCTTTGACGCAATTTTAGTGGTCAATATGAACACTGCAAAGAGGGAACAATGATCCTCGtgaaagaggaagacagttttgtgccctaagtcaggttagtgtGGTTcatttggttaggtcacaacctttGTTACCATACCAGGGGGTCCAGGGGGGCCTTCGCCCCCTGGCCAGGTTAGGGGACGCGCCTTAAGTTAgattaggttggttcgtttggtttaGGCTTTCTATAATCTATTACTGCACGTTTTCAAAAATCGAGCCAAAACATACGCgtgccatcttgtttgtattcttcCGCCAATTATCTAGTAGCAGACAATACTCTTGGTCAACTAAACTGTAGGCActccaattggttacctagcaatgggacctgcagtttattgtggaatctgaaccacattatatcgagaaatgaatttctatcaccagaaataaattcctctgattccgcgttggcagaaccgagaatcgaacttcagaccaccggattggtaggcgagcgcgaaaaccaatcgtccaacgaggaactcttgtgatattaTGATATTAAGTCAATTTTGGAAAAACTAGTCATATTATGAAATTTGTATTGGATAAAGAGGAACTTTCAGATAAAATTTGACATCAAAGCTGTCTGATTTCTGATTTCATCTTTAAGATCCCCACTGGGCGATGAGAGTCGAGGCCCCCTGTGCTTATTTTATCAaggaattatgaataaaagttaaaGGGCAGGACAGAGATTGGTAAGAGTTTCTCCCACCGCGAAGAGCCATGAAATTTCCACAGCGTACCATAGCCAGGTGGGGAAGTGACTCATCAGCAACTGGGTCCAGTATCTTAACTGGGTCGCATGCCGTAGATTGCTAGTCGCAAGAGACACGACAAAATGCTGATAATGCCTCGCAAGCTTTTCTTATTAATATCAAATGGCGATTGCTCTAcataatatcataatattcaGTCCGTGAAATGTTTATTCAGAACCAAATGTAGCATAACCGGTACGAACACCGTTAGCTGTTCTTGCGGTTCACATCCTAACTGATACAACTTTGGTTGCGTTAATTGAATTTTTTACTGTAAATCTGtgtgtaataataaatcaaaatataaccTCTTGGCACCACTCCTCAATTTAGTACTTACTTATACAAAACACTGAATTAAATGGAAAAGCATCTGCAGTACTTTGACCAAGTAACGAtgcaaccaaaaaataataaaataaagctttAATATCACGAGAAAAATTAGTTCTCAATAGTAGCAAATATTGTTTTCTCCAGAGTCAGTGAACGGAAAATGCTTCAGGATATTCTGAATGTGACATGTAAGAGCATACCGTCAtaaaaacgccccccccccctgcccccaacCCTTATCAGAAGCTAAAAACGTTTCTCCCATACTTACACAAACAGCTGATACATGCTCCCGTGGAGGCAAAGATGATGAAATATCTTCTCGGCATGAAGCACCTGTCACTTATGATTGATGTTGTAACATTAGCAATGAGTTCGAATACCGCGATGCACATCATGAGATAAGGCGTGTCCCTCTTCAGGCCCAGATCCTGAGATATCGACGGAAGGTAGGTCACGAAGCACATGTACACCTGGTCACACAACGATTCAACGGGAAATGGTGAATGTCCGACTGACATTGGACCTTGAAGTGTCTCTCAGACTATAGGACTCTTCATGGGGATTATCATCATTGCATCAGAAAAGCTCGTCCTATGAAGACATAGGGTCTTCATAATGCTTCGCCTCGAACATTCAAATGAGTAAAGTATACCCAAATACTTTCCTAAACTTACCATTCTGTTGCTGACACTACTACATGACGATATGAGAAATGCTGGATTCTTGAGAAGGGTGAAGTTGAAGATCTCACTGAAATGCGGCACAGTCATACCACAGCAAACGCTTCCAGCATCTTGGAGTTCCACGTTTCCTGCTTCCATCTGCGCTGAGTTTGAACTTCCGAAAGCATCAACATTGCTGGATGAGCCGAAGATTTGGCGCGCATTGTTGAGGCTGCTGGATCTTCCACTCTTCCTTCTAATGCTTCTATTTAACAAATCGCCCACGCTTCCAGGCTTTTCAAGTTCTGGCAGATCAGATTCGTCTCCACAAACAGATAAGTCCTCATTGCTATCATCATCATTCACAGAACTCCTGAGAGAGTTCCTCTGTTGTCTATCATACTTAGCGCACCTTTGGCCGTCCATGTCTGGAGCTGTGTTCCTTCTGGTGAGTACTTTTAAAGGTATTGTCTTGTTCGGCTTCATATGCCATTCCACTGGATGGAGCAAAGATGCTCCAATAAAGCCGTGAAGCACAATACCAGACCATAAAATAAAGGAGCCTCTGTGAGAATATTCCTGAACGAAATGATTCAAAAGAATAGGAAATGTCATGAAACCTATGGAGGTCCCGAGCATGGGCAGACTATTGGCGGTGACGCGTTTGCTGGTGAAGTACTTCTGAGATGCGAGAAATCCTTGAGGCGAAAGCAGCGCTGTGCCAGTCCCTGCGAACAGATTGCATTCTCAGTTAGGAACTTATGAAACTGGTGAATGCCAAAATATGATAAACAAAGGAGaaatacattcacataaactgatCTTAAAATGCACATACTAATCCTATACCTTATGTTATTTATACAACAACCTTTTCTTTGTTGCAATCTGAAAAGGTGCCTAAAATCTGACGCGTGTAAGTATTGTACTGATAGTCACGTTATTATTCAAATGACATCGTCCAGCAAGTAAAATAGATCCCACAAACCAACAATGGCATACCAGGTCTTTTTTTCTGTGGCCTCAGCTGATAAACAAATCGCGTACATATATGCAATTTTTAGTAATGTATATCGAATGagcatgtccatatatatatatatatatatatatatatatatatatatatatatatatatatatatatatatatatatataaagttgatgccacagaggaaaattgaaaggcgagaaagctgAGAACTtccggtctaacacgaccctttacttaggcacaactgatcatacagaggaaaaacatagaacaggtaggcttaatatccaaaccgacattacaagattagtgtaaggtccaattcactctacagacaCGAAAAAAACATCCGagggcaagattagagatttaagacagccacaccttggaggaacacACACGTGGTCAGCAGATGATTcagccagaaaacaatacattttgaaaaacaaggaggcatgtACGACTAAGTAACATcccgaaaaaataaattaaggattttgtcaaggcaaattttaattgaaaaacaatacattttgtattagttaaaatgaaatttacaaaaatgttccaaaaaatgagtgaaaagacgaaaataggatataaatatagcgagcatgagatagagatagatagatagatagagagagagagagagagagagagagagagagagagagagagagagaggtccttcataaacattttacaaatatatgggtccaaatggtacaatcacagactaagatttaggttgttttcattagtgatttgtataattgctgattccagtaaatttcttgaaacataatcattagacctagcgatTACAGagctatcgccccaatttatacaatgagatttttcgctcagatggataaatagtgcatttgaagtctgggctgttctaactgaatacatatgctgcttaataagtacacataaatttttacttgactgaccaacttAAAAAGACGGGTATGCGTGCTATGTAGCGtcactatgaaacaaattcttaaagataaaaaagaacgtcaaggcttaaaagttttatgttgtgaagtggtatatgtgcttctctgaatttgtgacaaaaatcttctgaataatttatagcagcaagtgccggtacaagagtcaaatgatggaatcggccttaataaaagagagggggggtaatgaaacatctcaaaaggagcatggatttcagatgtgatcgacaaggttttcatgtgctggagctttcaattacaaaatttctaaatagttagctggcctcctttccccttttttaggcactttttctcccagttacattaaacattcggaagatttttgtcacaaattcagagaagcacatataccacttcacaacataaaacttttaagccttgacgtagattccctattcacaaaagtaccagtacaagacgttcttcagtttttgagggaaaaattatccccctattcagatcatttcccattagcgcttgacaaaataataaagttagttgaattatgtgcatctaataacatattttcattcgtggaatcattctacaagcgaagattcgggtgtagtatgggtagtcctttaagtcctgttttagccaatctgtacatggaatactttgaaactacagtaataaatgcaataaaacccaaaattatgctgtggatgagatatgttgatgatattctaacattttgggataataggtggggaaattttaatgaattcctttcaaaattaaatgcattagtgcccagcatcaaatttaaagttgaatgggaaacagacaacaaaattccttttcttgatgttttaataatcagagacacgacagaatacaaatttaccatatacagaaaaccaacgttctcactttcatacattcactactttagctatcacgacattgctatcaagataggtgtagccagcaacctgttcttaagagccttacgaatttgttccccaggtttcctggaaaaagaatttgaactaattcgtaagcaactttcgtctttaaagtatcctgaccatataattgagaaagcaattcacaaagcaaacgtaattttctaccgaccccctaaagacaagaccagagatacacccaacaataaaataaaaattccacacctggacacgattaagaaggtgactcagaccctcggaaaatctaacccttttgcatttacttacccgaacaccttagccaaatccctgattaacgtccaacaaaagacatcccccaaggacactggggtttatcagatcccatgccaggattgtgaccaatcttacattggatttacaggaaaatcacttccccagagattaatacaacacaaacggtcagttaggcatggacaacagaactcagctattttcaaccatataaatgaacataaccatagaataaactggaatttgtcacgtataatttatagcagcaactgccggtacaagagtcaaatgatggaatcggccttaataaaagagaggcaggtaatgaacatctataaaggagcgtggatttcagatgtgatcgacaaggttttcattcaatcaatgcttaagaagattaaaggaagattatcagcgggggtgacctaaattggcttacctgcgaatggatctcttggtataaataccacctattccgtaaacttttctcattcatatacctgaagagagagacagcagtctctgaaatatagtacttttctctctatattttggtgtttttatggggtccttttattagatatatatatatatatatataatatatatatatatatatatatatatatatatatatatatatatatatatatatatatatatattatatattatatattatatgtatatatatatatatatatatatagatatatatatataaagataaaaggcccattaaaacactgttttaaagctgaggactagatttcggtggacttacttccacccttatcaagtcagtccaccgaaatatagtccttagctttaaaacagtgttttaatgcaccttttatacttgaggacGTATCctcttttaacagaagaatttatttacatatatatatatatatatatatatatatatatatatatatatatatatatatatatatatatatatatataggcattgcTTCTGTACACTCTTTACACCATGATTATTTTTGGGACATTTATAGTTCATAGATGCAAAAATGTCTTTTGTGAACTCACACTAACTATGTACTACTTTTAAACAAAGCATGAACCTctcacctccagcttactcggggtgcatgctaaaatctacggtcaaatagagcatcgtttcaccaacgaaaatacatataaatacgctgtatttattagaaataatttttctctactgtttaacatgcatattatttatatcttattttttcactctaataaataaatcacgaatgtcctatcctaaacttcctgtatcttaaactcaacgcaaaacaaattttttcagacctttttgggctttcctaacccccaacaagaacaacaacaacaaattagtttgtagccTTACCCCGAT harbors:
- the LOC135217365 gene encoding monocarboxylate transporter 7-like isoform X2, with the translated sequence MSEMDSSRRPANSLDEETVGGAGPSCPSRVPPDGGYGWVIVFADFIVKFVTGSIMPCFGIVYVYLVQSGYTNAQVAIAPAIMNALTNLLAPFSTALSRYYSHRRLVCLGVALVASGLFICSFSSHIILFYVSYGVVIGTGTALLSPQGFLASQKYFTSKRVTANSLPMLGTSIGFMTFPILLNHFVQEYSHRGSFILWSGIVLHGFIGASLLHPVEWHMKPNKTIPLKVLTRRNTAPDMDGQRCAKYDRQQRNSLRSSVNDDDSNEDLSVCGDESDLPELEKPGSVGDLLNRSIRRKSGRSSSLNNARQIFGSSSNVDAFGSSNSAQMEAGNVELQDAGSVCCGMTVPHFSEIFNFTLLKNPAFLISSCSSVSNRMVYMCFVTYLPSISQDLGLKRDTPYLMMCIAVFELIANVTTSIISDRCFMPRRYFIIFASTGACISCLSVTFSRDFWSLALCCCGYGFCVGIIICVGPVLLVEYLGLELLPYSYGLLLFMNGFSGLVIFTVTGLLNDMAGNYVTTYIGLSFLSLVAAVLWSSINLCYNALDSDHS
- the LOC135217365 gene encoding monocarboxylate transporter 7-like isoform X1, coding for MSEMDSSRRPANSLDEETVGGAGPSCPSRVPPDGGYGWVIVFADFIVKFVTGSIMPCFGIVYVYLVQSGYTNAQVAIAPAIMNALTNLLAPFSTALSRYYSHRRLVCLGVALVASGLFICSFSSHIILFYVSYGVVIGTGTALLSPQGFLASQKYFTSKRVTANSLPMLGTSIGFMTFPILLNHFVQEYSHRGSFILWSGIVLHGFIGASLLHPVEWHMKPNKTIPLKVLTRRNTAPDMDGQRCAKYDRQQRNSLRSSVNDDDSNEDLSVCGDESDLPELEKPGSVGDLLNRSIRRKSGRSSSLNNARQIFGSSSNVDAFGSSNSAQMEAGNVELQDAGSVCCGMTVPHFSEIFNFTLLKNPAFLISSCSSVSNRMVYMCFVTYLPSISQDLGLKRDTPYLMMCIAVFELIANVTTSIISDRCFMPRRYFIIFASTGACISCLSVTFSRDFWSLALCCCGYGFCVGIIICVGPVLLVEYLGLELLPYSYGLLLFMNGFSGLVIFTVTAACCNNQVVQVGIYIFKISDQLIHHTLEGCRGITHAKGKKVILKQAKRSNECTDFSSIFS